A genomic region of Papaver somniferum cultivar HN1 chromosome 7, ASM357369v1, whole genome shotgun sequence contains the following coding sequences:
- the LOC113299862 gene encoding uncharacterized protein LOC113299862 produces the protein MIDDRSGRVIVEKMSRLIRNAYKTVAYGLKHHTVNQRLLQSAYKFDTHYDELSKVAAEVNELTCPKKIEEAIRVLQMGNESGALLDKLIDDYTHFKLHEEPNLTASNMLRDIALPCSAGAGLTFLLGVIAYDKKMKEDCQELERQLSTLEREHSALERELRELSTLGREQSTLERDRSALERDISALKRDISALKNELSAGSAN, from the exons ATGATCG ACGATCGATCGGGAAGAGTAATAGTGGAAAAGATGAGCCGTTTAATCAGGAACGCATATAAGACGGTGGCCTACGGCTTGAAACACCATACAGTCAACCAGCGTCTCCTGCAGTCCGCATATAAATTTGATACCCACTAT GATGAATTGTCCAAAGTCGCAGCTGAAGTCAATGAGTTGACATGTCCAAAGAAGATAGAGGAGGCCATACGAGTCCTTCAAATGGGAAATGAGTCTGGTGCATTGCTTGACAAACTCATtgatgattatacacatttcaaG CTACATGAAGAACCAAATCTCACTGCAAGCAATATGCTCAGAGATATTGCTCTACCATGTTCAGCAGGCGCTGGGCTTACTTTCCTACTTGGGGTGATTGCATATGACAAAAAGATGAAGGAGGATTGCCAAG AACTTGAAAGGCAACTGTCAACACTTGAAAGGGAACATTCAGCACTTGAAAGGGAACTAAGGGAACTGTCAACACTTGGAAGGGAACAGTCAACACTTGAAAGGGATAGATCAGCACTTGAAAGGGATATATCAGCACTTAAAAGGGATATATCAGCACTTAAAAATGAACTGTCAGCTGGAAGTGCCAACTAG
- the LOC113299863 gene encoding SNF1-related protein kinase catalytic subunit alpha KIN10-like: MDGSSRGNAGADVFLPNYKLGKTLGIGLFGKVKIAEHALTGHKVAIKILNRLKIRSLEMEEKVRREIKILRLFMHPHIIRLYEVIETPSDINVVMEYVKSGELFDYIVEKGRLQEDEARNFFQQVEILVLLVQNCLCCVTLGLRDW, encoded by the exons ATGGATGGTTCTAGTAGAGGGAACGCTGGCGCTGATGTGTTTTTACCGAATTATAAACTTGGGAAAACTTTAGGAATTGGTTTGTTTGGTAAAGTGAAAATTGCAGAGCATGCACTGACTGGACACAAAGTTGCCATTAAAATTCTTAATCGGCTGAAAATAAGGAGCTTGGAAATGGAGGAAAAAG TTAGACGAGAAATCAAAATACTGAGGTTGTTCATGCACCCTCACATTATAAGACTTTATGAGGTCATAGAGACCCCCAGTGACATAAATGTTGTAATGGAGTATGTGAAATCTGGAGAGCTGTTTGATTACATCGTAGAGAAGGGTAGGTTGCAGGAGGATGAAGCCCGAAACTTTTTTCAGCAGGTAGAGATACTGGTACTTTTGGTTCAGAATTGTTTATGTTGTGTCACTCTGGGATTAAGGGATTGGTAG